One Tumebacillus amylolyticus DNA segment encodes these proteins:
- the fabG gene encoding 3-oxoacyl-ACP reductase FabG produces the protein MRLLNKVAIITGGASGIGKETARLFAQNGAKLVIADYNEETGQTALEELRALGTEAEFVKADVSNRDDVQNLVNTAMEKFGRIDVLVNNAGITRDGWLVKMDPAQWDQVISINLTGVFTCTQLVAGIMMQQGEGVILNAASVVGLYGNVGQTNYAAAKAGVIGMTKSWAKELGPKGIRVNAVAPGFIVTGMTDKMPEKVLGLMEEKTPLRRLGQPEDIAKAYLFLASEDASFVNGAVLSVDGGLTL, from the coding sequence ATGCGTCTATTGAATAAAGTAGCGATCATCACCGGCGGTGCGAGCGGGATCGGCAAAGAAACGGCCCGACTGTTTGCACAGAATGGCGCGAAGCTCGTCATTGCCGACTATAACGAAGAAACAGGACAGACAGCCCTGGAAGAACTTCGAGCGCTCGGCACCGAAGCGGAATTTGTAAAAGCGGACGTCTCCAACCGCGACGACGTGCAAAATCTCGTCAACACCGCGATGGAGAAGTTCGGTCGCATCGACGTGCTGGTCAACAATGCCGGGATCACCCGCGACGGTTGGCTGGTGAAAATGGACCCGGCTCAATGGGATCAAGTGATCTCGATCAATTTGACCGGTGTGTTCACTTGTACCCAATTGGTTGCAGGGATCATGATGCAACAGGGCGAAGGGGTCATCTTGAACGCGGCCTCTGTCGTCGGTCTCTACGGCAACGTGGGACAAACCAACTACGCCGCAGCGAAGGCCGGCGTCATCGGGATGACCAAGTCGTGGGCGAAGGAACTTGGACCGAAGGGCATCCGCGTGAACGCCGTCGCTCCGGGCTTCATCGTGACGGGCATGACTGACAAAATGCCGGAAAAAGTCCTCGGTCTGATGGAAGAGAAGACCCCGTTGCGCCGACTTGGGCAACCGGAGGACATCGCCAAAGCGTATCTGTTCCTCGCGTCGGAGGATGCGAGCTTCGTCAACGGTGCGGTTCTCAGCGTGGACGGAGGCTTGACGCTCTAA